One genomic region from Motacilla alba alba isolate MOTALB_02 chromosome 5, Motacilla_alba_V1.0_pri, whole genome shotgun sequence encodes:
- the SLC43A3 gene encoding solute carrier family 43 member 3, producing MAGGAGLAKRLGTLLSGLLECGAFCGIIFGWASLVFVLKDLGYFEGLCQPSATPGPNLTLGSDCSGQDEQFSLVFTIGSFMNNFMTFPMGVVFDRFGTAAARLIAISLYTGGTLLVAFSTPELAELLFPAMSMLSVGGILLILTNMQVGNLFGNYRSIIITLYNGAFDSSSAIFLIVKLLYERGLSLRAMFLFLAACSAWHLLRTLFLMPRTRIPYPLPPDYDYGLQCGGRSRSYRTHKDKQPPGEAGPEETPLEPPVARGGDAPGTPFRACACSWLFAWHVAWLSVMQLRHYLFIGTLNPQLEHLAHGDHALVSTYTNAFAFTQLCGVLCAPWNGLILDRHKRGKGPRPEGVLAALADLRSAVLSLVVTVALCLLFCVFAAVPVLPAQFGTFALQVISRSFLYGGNAAFLAIAFPPQHFGKLYGLAMALSALVALLQYPCVALVQGPLQGDPFYMNLGLIALVLVAFVSPVVVARECQRRAKELGTAGTPLAAPPSTEIHAETPH from the exons AtggcggggggcgcggggctggcCAAGCGCCTGGGGACGCTCCTGTCGGGGCTGCTGGAGTGCGGCGCCTTCTGCGGCATCATCTTCGGCTGGGCCTCCCTCGTCTTCGTCCTCAAGGACCTGGGCTACTTcgaggggctgtgccagccctccGCCACCCCCGGCCCCAACCTCACCCTGGGGTCTG ACTGCAGTGGGCAGGATGAGCAGTTCTCCCTGGTCTTCACCATCGGCTCCTTCATGAACAACTTCATGACCTTCCCCATGGGCGTCGTCTTCGACCGCTTCGGCACCGCAGCTGCGCGCCTCATCGCCAT CTCCCTCTACACGGGCGGGACCCTGCTCGTCGCCTTCTCCACCCCAG agctggcagagctgctcttcccGGCCATGTCCATGCTGTCGGTGGGTggcatcctcctcatcctcaccaaCATGCAG GTGGGGAACCTGTTCGGGAACTACCGCTCCATCATCATCACCCTCTACAACGGAGCCTTCGACTCCTCCTCTGCCATCTTCCTCATCGTCAAG ctgctgtACGAGCGCGGGCTGTCCCTGCGGGCCATGTTCCTCTTCCTGGCagcctgcagtgcctggcaccTCCTGCGCACCCTCTTCCTGATGCCGCGCACCCGCATCCCCTACCCGCTGCCCCCCGACTACGACTACGG GCTGCAGTGCGGGGGCCGTTCCCGCTCCTACCGAACCCACAAGGACAAGCAGCCACCGGGAGAGGCCGGACCCGAGGAGACACCCCTGGAACCGCCCGTTGCTCGAG GTGGGGACGCCCCCGGGACGCCGTTCCGGGCCTGCGCCTGCTCGTGGCTCTTCGCCTGGCACGTGGCCTGGCTCTCGGTGATGCAGCTGCGCCACTACCTGTTCATCGGCACCCTCAACCCGCAGCTCGAGCACCTGGCACACGGTGACCACGCCCTGG TGAGCACGTACACCAACGCCTTCGCCTTCACCCAGCTCTGCGGGGTGCTCTGCGCCCCCTGGAACGGCCTCATCCTCGACCGGCACAAGCGGGGAAAGGGCCCCCGCCCCGAGG GGGTCCTGGCTGCGCTGGCAGACCTGCGGTCGGCGGTGCTGTCGCTGGTGGTGACGGTGGCACTGTGCCTGCTGTTCTGCGTGTTTGCCGCCGTGCCTGTCCTGCCCGCCCAGTTCGGCACCTTCGCGCTGCAGGTCATCAGCCGCTCCTTCCTCTACGGCGGCAACGCCGCCTTCCTGGCCATCGC GTTTCCCCCACAGCACTTCGGGAAGCTCTACGGGCTGGCCATGGCACTGTCGGCACTGGTGGCCCTGCTGCAGTACCCCTGTGTCGCCCTGGTGCAGGGGCCGCTCCAGGGGGACCCCTTCTAT ATGAACTTGGGGCTCATCGCCCTGGTGCTGGTGGCCTTTGTCAGCCCCGTGGTGGTGGCCCGTGAGTGCCAGCGGCGAGCCAAGGAGCTGGGCACGGCTGGCACCCCGCTGGCAGCCCCCCCCAGCACTGAGATCCACGCTGAGACCCCACACTGA
- the RTN4RL2 gene encoding reticulon-4 receptor-like 2, producing the protein MRPPTARDLPPGGRPAALLLLAALVWVPGGAPACPALCTCYVSPPTVSCQANNFSSVPAGLPPGARRLFLQNNVIGALRAGTFGPSTVTLWLYSNNISSIQPGTFRHLPALEELDLGDNPHLRVLAPDTFHGLHRLQALHLYRCRLANLPSGIFRGLRSLQYLYLQENGLLYLQDDLFADLANLSHLFLHGNRLRALSEGVFRGLSSLDRLLLHANRLAAIHRRAFGGLARLTILYLFNNSLVALPGDPLAALPSLQFLRLNANPWACDCRARPLWAWFRRTRVSSSPVPCASPPHRRGTDLRHLRPRDFDACPDDDDEDDDEDKMEDGNGGNGVAVMGTPGRALGRPGTLPAAPPSAFYRDGLPPHDLRGPQPRPPPPSRDSRGPPEDASCPHDPCAPMAAAAPHRPPALLPLLALILPRL; encoded by the exons ATGCGGCCCCCCACGGCTCGGGACCTGCCCCCAG GCGGGCGCCCGgcggccctgctgctgctggcggcGCTGGTGTGGGTGCCCGGCGGGGCTCCCGCCTGCCCCGCGCTCTGCACCTGCTACGTCTCGCCGCCCACCGTCAGCTGCCAGGCCAACAACTTCTCCTCGGTGCCCGCGGGGCTCCCGCCCGGCGCCCGCCGCCTCTTCCTGCAGAACAACGTCATCGGGGCGCTGCGGGCGGGCACCTTCGGGCCCAGCACCGTCACCCTCTGGCTCTACTCCAACAACATCTCCTCCATCCAGCCGGGCACCTTCCGCCACCTGCCCGCCCTGGAGGAGCTCGACCTGGGTGACAACCCGCACCTCCGCGTCCTGGCCCCCGACACCTTCCACGGCCTCCACCGCCTCCAGGCCCTGCACCTGTACCGGTGCCGGCTGGCCAACCTGCCCAGCGGCATCTTCCGCGGCCTCCGCAGCCTCCAGTACCTCTACCTGCAGGAGAACGGGCTGCTCTACCTCCAG GACGACCTCTTTGCCGACCTGGCCAACCTGAGCCACCTCTTCCTGCACGGCAACCGGCTGCGGGCGCTGTCGGAGGGCGTCTTCCGGGGGCTGTCGAGCCTGGACCGCCTGCTGCTGCACGCCAACCGGCTGGCGGCCATCCACCGCCGCGCCTTCGGGGGGCTGGCGCGCCTCACCATCCTCTACCTGTTCAACAACAGCCTGGTGGCCCTGCCCGGCGACCCGCTGGCCGCGCTGCCCTCGCTCCAGTTCCTGCGCCTCAACGCCAACCCCTGGGCCTGCGACTGCCGTGCGCGCCCGCTCTGGGCCTGGTTCCGCCGCACGCGCGTCTCCAGCTCCCCGGTGCCGTGCGCCAGCCCTCCGCACCGCCGCGGCACCGACCTGCGCCACCTCCGCCCCCGCGACTTCGACGCCTGCCCCGACGACGACGACGAGGACGACGACGAGGACAAGATGGAAGACGGCAACGGCGGCAATGGGGTGGCGGTGATGGGCACCCCGGGGCGGGCGCTGGGTCGCCCCGGCACCctcccggccgcgccgccctcCGCCTTCTACCGCGACGGGCTGCCCCCCCACGACCTGCGGGGACCCCAGCCCCGGCCGCCCCCCCCGTCCCGTGACTCCCGCGGGCCCCCCGAGGACGCCAGCTGCCCCCACGACCCCTGTGCCCCCAtggccgccgccgcgccccacCGGCCCCCcgccctcctgcccctcctggctCTGATCCTGCCCCGACTCTGA